From the candidate division WOR-3 bacterium genome, the window TGATAACAACTCCTTCATTAATTAGCCCTCAATCTCCTCTTCCACCTTACCAAAACGTCGCCGGCGACGTCCGTAATCTTCAATCGCCAAGAGTAGTTCTCTTTTTCGAAAATCCGGCCAGAGGCAATCGGTAAAATATAATTCCGTGTAGGCGATAGCATAGAGGAGAAAGTTAGAGATGCGTTTCTCTCCTCCGGTTCTGATTAAAAGGTCAGGGTCAGGAATTTCCGGATCGTAGAGAAACGAACGGAACTTTTCTTCGTCTACCTCTTCCCCTTTAATTTTCTTCACCGCATCTATAATCTCCTGTCGCCCCCCATAACTCACCGCCAAGACCAGAACTAACCCCTTATTATTTTCCGTCTCTTTAACCAAGGAGAGCAATTCCCTTCTTAACGCCTCAGGTAATTTCTCAATCCGACCGATCACTTTCACTTTAACATCATTCTTTTGAAATTCCTGCCGCTCCTTCTTTATCACCTCTTCCAAAAGGAGCATCAATTGCTCTACCTCCTCTTTTGGCCT encodes:
- a CDS encoding isoprenyl transferase, yielding MNNIPKHIAIIMDGNGRWARKRGLPRVFGHREGVNSVKEVVRTCGELGVKYLTLFVFSEENWQRPKEEVEQLMLLLEEVIKKERQEFQKNDVKVKVIGRIEKLPEALRRELLSLVKETENNKGLVLVLAVSYGGRQEIIDAVKKIKGEEVDEEKFRSFLYDPEIPDPDLLIRTGGEKRISNFLLYAIAYTELYFTDCLWPDFRKRELLLAIEDYGRRRRRFGKVEEEIEG